The genomic interval CGTGGGGGGACAGAAAATGTAGCCGGCATCGTTGGGATGGCACATGCGCTTGCCCTGGCTGTTGAAGAGCGTGCCGTGCGTGTTGCCCATTTGCGTGTATTGAAGCGGCGTCTGATCTCAGCATTGGAAGGTTTGCTGGATGCTGGAAGCTATGTGCTCAATACTAGCCCGCAAGAAGAAGAAAGCATCCCCCACATTGTTAACGTTGCGTTCAAGCCGGTTGATGGCAAGGCCATGGATGGGGAAATGCTGATTTTGAATCTCGATCTGGAAGGCGTGATGGTTTCATCTGGATCCGCGTGCACAAGTGGCGCAATCGAGCCAAGCCATGTCTTGTTGGGACTGGGCCTGGATCAGGATACAGCGGCTGCAGCTGTGCGGTTTTCGCTAGGGAAGGACACGACGTCAGAAGACATCGACTATGCTGTAGACAAGTTGGGTACCATCATTAAACGGATGCGTTAGTATGGAAGAAGCGGGTAAAGGCGCGCTGATTGTATTTGCAAAGGTGCCGCAGCCGGGTAACGTTAAAACAAGACTGACCGCGTTGATAACGCCGGAGGAGGCAGCCCAACTGTATGCCGCGTTTTTAAAGGATGCGCTTGATGTTTACCTCGAAATGCCCATTGATGTGCACCTCTATTTTGGCCCATCAGAAGTAACGCTGCCGGATGATTTACGGCCTGATGGTACTGCAGTCCATACACAAAAAGGAGATGGACTTGGCCCCCGGATGGCAGCGGCGTTTGCCGAGTGTTTTGTTGCCGGTTACAAGCAGTGTGTGATTATTGGTACCGACCATCCCACGCTACCGCAGGCCTTTGTTCAGCAGGCATTTGATGTGCTGGATAAGCCGGGCGCTATTTCTATTGGTCCCAGTGAAGACGGTGGTTATTACCTGCTTGGCATGAATTCGTTTTACCCCCAATTGTTTGATGGTATGGCCTATAGCCACGCCGACGTGTTCAGCCAAACCCTCGATCGCGCAGCTGATACTGGCGCATCGGTACATGTTTTGCCGTCCTGGTATGACGTAGATGAACCAGAAACACTGCAGCGGCTTGTCCGCGATCTGCATGTCAGTGATTTTCCATTGGTGAGAACCCGCAAAGTACTTGCGCAGTTGGAAGGGGCCTATCCAGCACTTCGCAGCCAGATTTAGCCTGAAGCTCAGGTTTTAACCCGCTTTTCGGTGTCGCGAAGGTTGGACCGGATTCCATTCTGGATGTATTTCCGGTTCAGGTTTTTAATGTTTCTCACAATTATACGCGCCGGCGAGATAGTTATATACCGCTTTATGGAAGCGCTTTCAATCTTGATAAATATTCCCACATATACATGGCAACGTCACAAATTGTATCGCCCATGGGGCAATTCAAAACCCTTGAGCAGTTCATCATTGAGCAGGAGCAAGCGATCCCCATTGCCGCCGGGGCCTTCACGCGGCTAATCCGCGACATCGGTATTGCAGCAAAAATCATCAACCGAGAAATCAACAAAGCCGGCCTGGTAGACATCATCGGGGATTTCGGCGCAACCAATGTGCAAGGCGAAGCGCAGCAGAAACTGGATGTTATGGCTGATGCTGAAATTATCCGCGCACTTAAGCGTGGCGGCGAGTGCTGTTTGCTTGGCTCGGAAGAGCAGGAGAACTTGATTCCGATAGAAAAATGCCGGGGCTTGCGGGGAGATTACATTGTACTGTTTGATCCGCTTGATGGCTCGTCCAATATTTCTGTGAACGTAAGTGTGGGTACCATCTTCAGTATCTACCGATTGCCAGAAGGCGTTCAGCCGGGGCTAGATGCGGTCTTGCGCCCGGGTGTAGAACAGGTTGCTGCCGGCTATGTCATTTACGGTTCGTCTACGATGTTTGTGTACACGACGGGCAACGGCGTTAACGGCTTCACGCTGGATCCGTCTGTTGGGGAGTTTTTGCTCTCACATCCCGACATCAAAACGCCGCGGCAGGGCACCATCTACTCAATCAATGAAGGGTACTACAATGCCTTTGAGTACGGACTCCGTCAGTACATTAAATGGATTCAGGAGCCTGATGAGGCTACGGGCCGGCCTTACACTTCGCGGTATATCGGTTCTTTTGTGTCAGATTTTCACCGCAATTTGTTGAAAGGCGGGATATTTATGTACCCGGCAACCAAGAAAAATCCATCCGGCAAGCTGCGGCTGCTATACGAAGTAAACCCAACGGCATTTATCGCTGAACAAGCCGGCGGCTTGGCTGTTGATGGAGACATTCGCGTGCTCGAGAAGACCCCAACGGCTTTGCACGAACGCTCACCACTATTTATCGGCAGTGCTGCCATGGTTGAACGGGTACAGGAGTTTTTGCACGCCACCTATTAACAAGCCCAAAGACGCTCCGGCACAATGAAGCAGTCCCTCATGTTGATATCCCTTGTTGTAAGGGATTACGACGAAGCTATTGCATTTTTTACACAGAAGCTCAGCTTCACCCTTATAGAAGACACGTACCAGCCAGCACAAGACAAGCGATGGGTGGTCGTTGCGCCGCCCGGCGACGAGGGGGGCGCAAGGTTGTTGCTGGCGCGTGCTTCGACGCCCGAGCAAGAAACGCGTATAGGCCGGCAAACAGGAGGGCGTGTTTTCCTCTTCCTGCACACCGATGATTTTTGGCGTGATTACGAAGACATGCGCATGAAAGACATCAAATTTGTGCGCGAGCCCAAGGAGGAGCCATACGGTACGGTTGCTGTATTTGAAGACCTTTACGGCAACTGGTGGGATCTGATTGAGCCGCTCGATGAAAATTAGGTATTCATCTCTTTAAATAGCCATGTTTTAGCAACAGCCCAACCTCGTTTCACCGTTGCCGGCGATAGCTGCAGCGCATCCGCAGTTTCTGCGATGTTCATGCCGCCAAAAAAACGGCATTCAACGATATTGGCCTGTCTTTCGCTAAGGGTAGCCAGCTTCTTGAGTGCGTCATTCAACGTGATGAGCATATCGAGTCGGTCATCGGCGAGGCTGAACAGGTCATCTTGTGGCATGAATTCCGATTCGAGCGACACCTTTTTGATTTCACCACCACGCTTCTGGCGCTTGCGCGATTCTGCATAGTTCACCAGGAGGTGCCGCATTGCTTTGGATGCGACGCCATAAAAATGCGACCGGCTGTCCCATTTCATCTCAGCCTGGTTGACGAGCTTTATGTACGCTTCGTGAACCAGCGCTGTTGTGTTAAGGGTATGGTCGCCAACCCAATGGCGCCGCTGTACGTGCGCCAAATTGTGAAGTTCGTCGTAAATAAGCGGGAAAAGATCGCCCAAAGCGCCGTCGTCTCCCGTTTTAAGTTCGCCAAGTAGCCGGGTTACTTCACGAGATTCTGCTCGTTTAGCCATAATGAAGGCGTAGATACTGCTTGTAAGGGGGGTAGTCGTTTGCAAGATAAGCCAAAGGTATTAAAAGGCAAGGCTAAACAAGGTAGTTACTTTGTGCAAAATCGTGTATTTTGGCGCGAATAACCCACACTTTACCCTATGGACGCAAAGCAATGGACGCTGGTTGAGCACCTTTTTGAAGAGGTGAAGCAAGTGCCTGAACCCGACCGTAACGGGTTCTTGTTGAAGAAAAGCAAGGGAGACGAAGCCGTGGTCGCTGAGGTAGAGGCATTGTTGGCTGCGGATCCCGATGTTAATACTTTTTTTGAAGACTTTCAGGAGGCACTTTTTATCAAGCCTTCAACAGCGGCAGTGCCTGTGATTTCCAGTACCGAAGACCCGTTGCTTGGCCAGTTGATTGCGCATTATCAGGTTGAGGAAAAGATTGGAGAAGGAGGCATGGGTGTTGTCTATAGAGCCCGTGACACGCGGCTTAACCGTTCAGTAGCGCTCAAAATTCTCCGCCGGGATATTGGCAAAGATGAGGCGATTAGAAGGCGTTTTCTCACTGAAGCACGGGCAGCTTCAGCGTTGAGCCATCCCAATGTGGCTACAATTTATACCGCTGAGCCTTTCTCAGAAGAGCAGCTCATGATTGCCATGATGTTTTGTGAGGGCGGTTCGCTGAAAGCGCGGATTAACCAGGGTCGCATGGAAGTATCCGAGGCCGTGGAAATTGCAGGGCAAATTGGAAGAGGCCTGCAAGCAGCCCACAAAGCCGGCGTTGTGCATCGGGATATCAAGCCAGGCAATTTACTCTTTGATGGATCAGGCAATATCCGGATCGTTGACTTTGGCATTGCGCGGTTTGAAGGGGATACCAGGCTTACGCTTACCTCACACGCTATGGGGACGCTCTCTTACATGTCTCCTGAACAAGCCGCCGGGAAAGCTGACCACCGGGCGGATATCTGGTCGTTGGGTGCTGTGTTATACGAGATGCTAACTGGACAGCCGCCATATGCGCAGAACCAAACGCATGCTATCCTCTATGCGCTTGTGAATGAACCGGTCGTGCCTGTTTCAGCATTCAGGCCTGATTTGCCGGCCAGGCTTGAGGCAATCTTGGGCAAAGCGTTGCAGAAAGATCCCTCGTTACGCTACGCAGATTTGGGTGCGCTGCTTGACGACTTTGAGCAATTGAACCAGAAGTCCGCTCCTACACCAAAGCAAGTGCCCGTGTCTACGAATTCGCATCATGTACCGCGTGTTGCCGAAGTGTCAGACGAACAAAGCGGCCCCATTACAATTCTGGTGGTTGATGATGAGCCGGATATTGAACTCTTGATTTCTCAGCAATACTACAAGAAAATTCGCGCTGGTGAATGGAAAATTGAGTTTGCCGAAAACGGCGCGCAGGCGCTAGAGCGCATCGACGCGAATCCAGACATTGAAATTGTGCTGACAGACCTGCACATGCCTGTGATGGATGGGCTCACCTTGCTGGGCAACTTGCATGAAGGCGGGTACCCGCTCAAGGCACTGGTGTTGTCGGCATACGGAGATATCCTGAACGTCCGACGTGCCATGAACCTGGGGGCCTATGATTTTCTATTCAAGCCCATCGAATTTGATGACCTTGAGCAGACCATCTATAAAACCCACAAAGCAGTTCAATTTCAGCGGAAGATGTCCCGCTCGCACACCCGGCTAACCGGACTTGAAGGCGACCTCGCGCTTGTGAAGCGGATGCAGAAAGCCGTCTTGCCGGCGCAGCTGCCTGAAAGTGATGAGGTAAGCGCATACGCTTACATGTTGCCCGCGCAAGAAGTGAACAGTAACTTCTACGACCTCTTTTATCTCAACGACGACCAGCTTGCCTTTTTTATTGGCAACGTCACAGGAGAAGGATTCCCGGCGGCTATGCTGATGTCTACCAGTCGTACGTTGTTGAAAGCGGATGCCCAGCGTGCTTTCCCGCCGGCATCGTGTATGCGCACACTCAATGACCTGGTACTTCCGGAACGCCTTGGCGATCAGTTTGTGACGGCGTTTTATGGAAACCTGAACCTGAAAACAGGGCTGTTGACGTATTGTAATGCCGGCCACAATCCGCCGCTTGTTGTACGTGCCTCAGGTGAAGTAGAGCAGTTGAGTTGGGAAGGCAGTATTGCCATTGGCGTGCAAAAGGAAGTTGTGTACACTGATCATTCAATTTCGCTGGCTGAAGGTGACGGACTATTCTTATATACAGAAGGGTTAATCAAAAATGCCGCTGAAGACGGTGCTGTGCTCGATGTTGATGGGCTCAAAGCCATGCTGAAAACACAAGCCGGCATAAAACCTTCGCGTTTGATACGCCAGCTTATTCGGGATATGGGTGCAAGTCCTGCTGGCGCTATTCATGACCTTACCGTCATCTCGCTGCGCAGGGAATCGTTGTTGTAGTGTATTAGCCGGCTCCTGAATATGCCTGTAGTAAAGGGAAAAGATGGCAGGCGCCCACTATTAGCTGGAAATGTAGTACTTTAAGCGCCCGCCTTGGACTATTTACTTCATCCAAACATTGTTATGACTTACGCTATCCGCAAGCTGTTTTCATTTGGTCTTGTAGTCTGTTTGTCCCTTGGTTTGTCTGCCTGCACGCCTAAAGAAGCCGGCGATAGCAGTGGTTCTGATATTCCGGTGGCAACGGTTGGGGTGACGGTACTCACGATGACACATCCTTTTTTTCTGGATCTGGTTGAAGAACTGAAAGCGGAAGCTGAACGCAGTAACATTGAAGTCGTCCTGGTGTCTAGCGAGTTTGATGTGGCGCGTCAAAAGGATCAGATGTCTGACTTTATTGTGCAGCAAGTTGATGCTATTATCCTGTGCCCGTCGGATTCCAAAGCGATAGGCACAGCGATCCAGGAGGCCAATGCTGCCGGTATTCCCGTTTTTACGGCTGACATTGCCGCCCTTGTTGATGACGTGGCTGTTGTTGGTCACATCGGTATTGATAATTTTAATGGTGGCGTGATGGCCGGGGAGACTGCTATTGAAGCCCTGGGAGGCGCAGGGAAGGTAGCCATTGTAGACCATCCTGAAGTAGAGTCGGTGATTCAGCGTACCAGCGGATTTTTGAAAGCGCTGTAAGGTGCAAGTGATGTCGAACTGGTATCGCGTCTGCCGGGTGGGGGATCCATGGACAAATCGTTCAAGGCAACAGAGGATATGCTCCAGGCACACCCGGACCTGGACTTGATTTTTGGGATCAATGACGAAACAGCGCTGGGTGCGTTGGCGGCAATTGAAAAAGCCGGCAAAGCCGGTGAAGTACAAGTGATTGGTTTTGGCGGGAAGGTGGAAGCAAAGAAGGCTGTGGATGAAGGCAAATTGTATGCA from Bacteroidota bacterium carries:
- a CDS encoding TIGR04282 family arsenosugar biosynthesis glycosyltransferase, coding for MEEAGKGALIVFAKVPQPGNVKTRLTALITPEEAAQLYAAFLKDALDVYLEMPIDVHLYFGPSEVTLPDDLRPDGTAVHTQKGDGLGPRMAAAFAECFVAGYKQCVIIGTDHPTLPQAFVQQAFDVLDKPGAISIGPSEDGGYYLLGMNSFYPQLFDGMAYSHADVFSQTLDRAADTGASVHVLPSWYDVDEPETLQRLVRDLHVSDFPLVRTRKVLAQLEGAYPALRSQI
- the fbp gene encoding class 1 fructose-bisphosphatase, translating into MGQFKTLEQFIIEQEQAIPIAAGAFTRLIRDIGIAAKIINREINKAGLVDIIGDFGATNVQGEAQQKLDVMADAEIIRALKRGGECCLLGSEEQENLIPIEKCRGLRGDYIVLFDPLDGSSNISVNVSVGTIFSIYRLPEGVQPGLDAVLRPGVEQVAAGYVIYGSSTMFVYTTGNGVNGFTLDPSVGEFLLSHPDIKTPRQGTIYSINEGYYNAFEYGLRQYIKWIQEPDEATGRPYTSRYIGSFVSDFHRNLLKGGIFMYPATKKNPSGKLRLLYEVNPTAFIAEQAGGLAVDGDIRVLEKTPTALHERSPLFIGSAAMVERVQEFLHATY
- a CDS encoding VOC family protein yields the protein MKQSLMLISLVVRDYDEAIAFFTQKLSFTLIEDTYQPAQDKRWVVVAPPGDEGGARLLLARASTPEQETRIGRQTGGRVFLFLHTDDFWRDYEDMRMKDIKFVREPKEEPYGTVAVFEDLYGNWWDLIEPLDEN
- a CDS encoding sigma-70 family RNA polymerase sigma factor; its protein translation is MAKRAESREVTRLLGELKTGDDGALGDLFPLIYDELHNLAHVQRRHWVGDHTLNTTALVHEAYIKLVNQAEMKWDSRSHFYGVASKAMRHLLVNYAESRKRQKRGGEIKKVSLESEFMPQDDLFSLADDRLDMLITLNDALKKLATLSERQANIVECRFFGGMNIAETADALQLSPATVKRGWAVAKTWLFKEMNT
- a CDS encoding SpoIIE family protein phosphatase, with amino-acid sequence MDAKQWTLVEHLFEEVKQVPEPDRNGFLLKKSKGDEAVVAEVEALLAADPDVNTFFEDFQEALFIKPSTAAVPVISSTEDPLLGQLIAHYQVEEKIGEGGMGVVYRARDTRLNRSVALKILRRDIGKDEAIRRRFLTEARAASALSHPNVATIYTAEPFSEEQLMIAMMFCEGGSLKARINQGRMEVSEAVEIAGQIGRGLQAAHKAGVVHRDIKPGNLLFDGSGNIRIVDFGIARFEGDTRLTLTSHAMGTLSYMSPEQAAGKADHRADIWSLGAVLYEMLTGQPPYAQNQTHAILYALVNEPVVPVSAFRPDLPARLEAILGKALQKDPSLRYADLGALLDDFEQLNQKSAPTPKQVPVSTNSHHVPRVAEVSDEQSGPITILVVDDEPDIELLISQQYYKKIRAGEWKIEFAENGAQALERIDANPDIEIVLTDLHMPVMDGLTLLGNLHEGGYPLKALVLSAYGDILNVRRAMNLGAYDFLFKPIEFDDLEQTIYKTHKAVQFQRKMSRSHTRLTGLEGDLALVKRMQKAVLPAQLPESDEVSAYAYMLPAQEVNSNFYDLFYLNDDQLAFFIGNVTGEGFPAAMLMSTSRTLLKADAQRAFPPASCMRTLNDLVLPERLGDQFVTAFYGNLNLKTGLLTYCNAGHNPPLVVRASGEVEQLSWEGSIAIGVQKEVVYTDHSISLAEGDGLFLYTEGLIKNAAEDGAVLDVDGLKAMLKTQAGIKPSRLIRQLIRDMGASPAGAIHDLTVISLRRESLL